Below is a window of Atribacterota bacterium DNA.
AAGCACCCATTAAGGGATGGATGGCGTTATAGTACATTCCCAAAAGTACTCCTGAGATTCCTCCTAGGCCACATGCTAAGGCATTCCCTAGGAGAATAGCCCGGTTTACATCCAATCCAAGAAGGGCAGCGGCTTTCTTGTTCATTGATACTGCCCGCAATGCCATACCGAAATAAGTCTTGGTAATGATCCTCTGGAGGAGTAGACAGAGCCCAAAAACAACAGCGAAAACGAAAACCTGAGTATAAGCAATGCGAATATCTCCAAGGGCAAAGAAGCGGTTTTGGAACATGTCAGGCATGAATTTCTGCTGTGTTCCAAAAAGGACTTGCGCAGAGCTTCTCAGGGTTATAGATAAACCAATAGTAGCAATTAGAGCTACTTCTCGGCCTCTTTGCTGAAAAGGCTGATAGCAAATCTTATTGACCACAACGCCCAGTATCCACGAAGCTGCAAAACCAGCGAGAAGCGCAAGTGCCACGTTCCCACGGGACAAGAGTAAAGTGTAAAAGCCAGTGAACGCACCGTAAATAATGACTTCACCGTGAACGAATGTCACTAAACCTACAACTCCCAAGATAATCGAGTATCCAATAGCCATAAGGGCATAGATGGAACCTTGGGTTAATCCGTTGAGGAACTGTTGGAGAATAAACACTCCTTTTCCCCCCTAAAGAAGCGCTGGTCCTCAACAAAAGGACCAGCGCTTTACAACTAATCTCTTGTGTAATCCCTTTTAATGACCCACTGGCCATTTTCAACAACCATAATTTTGTACTTGCGAACTACGTCGCCAACAGGAGTGAAGGTGATTGAGCCAGTAATGCCCTGGAAGCCTTTCATTTCAGCAAGGGCATCACGAATGGCTTTTCGATCGAAACCAGCCCTTTTAATTGCTTCAGCAATGAGCATCATGGCGTCATAGGCACAAGCAGCGTGAAGATTTGGATCACGACCGGCTCTTTTACGAAACTCTTGGATAAATTCCTGTACTCGTGGATCGGGATCGTTTAGTGCAAAAAAGGTATTGGTCACCACGCCTTCAACTGCTTCTCCTCCAAGCTTGATGAAGCTATCAGAGAAAACCGAACTTGGAGCGAGGAGTTTTACTTCCCATCCCATCTTGCGAATTTGCTGGCATATGAGCGAGCCTTCGTTATACATTGCCGCTATGAACAGCCCTTCGGGATTAGTCTGACGGATCTTAGTCAGGATGGCGTTAAAGTCACGCTCACCTTCTAAGAATGGTTGCGCCATAGTTACCTTGATACCATTTTCTTCAGCTGCCTTGGCAAAGCGATCTTTAGTTACATTTCCCCAGTCATTATTGATGTAAATAATTCCTAATGAGTTGATGCCTAGGTATTCCTTTGCGATGTACTTAGCATTGAATGGTCCTTCTGCGTCCTGAGTGCCTACAATACCGAACATGTATTTACCAGAGGGAGCAAATTCGGGATGTGAAGCAGTGGGTGA
It encodes the following:
- a CDS encoding branched-chain amino acid ABC transporter permease, translating into MFILQQFLNGLTQGSIYALMAIGYSIILGVVGLVTFVHGEVIIYGAFTGFYTLLLSRGNVALALLAGFAASWILGVVVNKICYQPFQQRGREVALIATIGLSITLRSSAQVLFGTQQKFMPDMFQNRFFALGDIRIAYTQVFVFAVVFGLCLLLQRIITKTYFGMALRAVSMNKKAAALLGLDVNRAILLGNALACGLGGISGVLLGMYYNAIHPLMGASMAMKAFTATVFGGLGSITGAAIGGFLLGIFENFAVAMLSSGYRDIVAFLILIAVLIAKPSGIMGRRGVELS
- a CDS encoding ABC transporter substrate-binding protein, with amino-acid sequence MKLGVLVLAVLVFLFFVVSTVMAASTIKIGLSAPITGNYAEFGENFQYAVQMAAEKINAMGGISGKNIEVIVMDSKSDPKEAAIIAQRFAQDPEILAVIGDFTSTASLAGAPIYERYGVVQLSPTASHPEFAPSGKYMFGIVGTQDAEGPFNAKYIAKEYLGINSLGIIYINNDWGNVTKDRFAKAAEENGIKVTMAQPFLEGERDFNAILTKIRQTNPEGLFIAAMYNEGSLICQQIRKMGWEVKLLAPSSVFSDSFIKLGGEAVEGVVTNTFFALNDPDPRVQEFIQEFRKRAGRDPNLHAACAYDAMMLIAEAIKRAGFDRKAIRDALAEMKGFQGITGSITFTPVGDVVRKYKIMVVENGQWVIKRDYTRD